The following coding sequences lie in one Kribbella sp. NBC_00709 genomic window:
- a CDS encoding GIY-YIG nuclease family protein, whose protein sequence is MISSVRELPTVPGVYRFRDDAGKVLYIGRARNLRRRVRSYWVNVGDRPHLTRMVRRIARVEGVSCDSEHEAAFLERNLLEHSKPRWNRTEGGAEVVGYIRLATGSKPGLRFEHTVTGSSPHFGPYLGGLRIRQAISGLHRVLPLQYTVEGDGSAEEFGRLFGIGPGDREALARTAIAVLQRDPAAVNRLRDELVRRRDGAAGGLRYEFAAKVQGEIEALDWIVAEQKVAWLEPRDADVYGWADGLLVRFELRAGRMSTWTQRAMGEATARERVAATPELWRTFAQRNAELAVRLLKA, encoded by the coding sequence ATGATCAGCAGCGTCCGGGAGTTGCCGACAGTGCCCGGTGTCTACCGTTTCCGCGACGACGCGGGGAAGGTGCTGTATATCGGCCGGGCCCGGAATCTGCGCCGGCGCGTGCGGTCGTATTGGGTCAATGTCGGCGACCGTCCGCACCTGACCCGGATGGTACGGCGGATCGCCCGGGTGGAAGGCGTCTCGTGCGACTCCGAGCACGAGGCGGCGTTTCTGGAACGCAACCTGCTCGAGCATTCGAAGCCGCGATGGAACCGCACCGAAGGTGGCGCGGAGGTCGTCGGCTATATCCGGCTCGCGACCGGATCCAAACCGGGGTTGCGGTTCGAGCACACAGTCACCGGTTCGTCACCGCACTTCGGTCCGTACCTCGGCGGCTTGCGGATCCGGCAGGCGATCTCCGGCCTGCATCGGGTGCTGCCGCTGCAGTACACGGTGGAAGGCGATGGTTCGGCCGAGGAGTTCGGCCGGCTGTTCGGGATCGGACCGGGGGACCGCGAGGCGCTGGCGCGTACTGCGATCGCTGTACTGCAACGGGATCCGGCCGCGGTCAACAGGCTGCGCGACGAGCTGGTACGTCGGCGCGATGGCGCCGCGGGCGGATTGCGGTACGAGTTCGCGGCCAAGGTCCAGGGTGAGATCGAGGCACTCGACTGGATCGTCGCCGAGCAGAAGGTCGCGTGGCTCGAGCCGCGCGACGCGGACGTGTACGGCTGGGCCGACGGCTTACTCGTGCGGTTCGAGCTGCGGGCCGGCCGGATGAGCACGTGGACGCAGCGTGCGATGGGGGAGGCGACGGCTCGGGAACGGGTCGCGGCGACGCCGGAACTGTGGCGGACGTTCGCCCAACGGAACGCCGAGCTTGCGGTACGTCTGCTCAAGGCGTGA